A DNA window from Bacteroides cellulosilyticus contains the following coding sequences:
- a CDS encoding replication-associated recombination protein A codes for MTPLAERLRPKTLDEYIGQKHLVGPGAVLRKMIDAGRISSFILWGPPGVGKTTLAQIIANKLETPFYTLSAVSSGVKDVREVIDRAKSNRFFSQGSPILFIDEIHRFSKSQQDSLLGAVEQGTVTLIGATTENPSFEVIRPLLSRCQLYVLKSLEKDDLLELLQRAITTDHILKERTIELKETTAMLRYSGGDARKLLNILDLVISSEAGDPVVITDEMVTERLQQNPLAYDKDGEMHYDIISAFIKSIRGSDPDGAIYWLARMVEAGEDPAFIARRLVISASEDVGLANPNALLIANACFDAVMKVGWPEGRIPLAEATVYLATSPKSNSAYMAINNALELVRQTGNLPVPLHLRNAPTKLMKQLGYGDNYKYAHDYPGHFVKQQFLPDELKDRRLWEAQDNAAEQKHAERMRALWGEDKFRKS; via the coding sequence ATGACTCCATTAGCAGAAAGGCTTCGCCCTAAAACCTTAGACGAGTACATCGGTCAAAAACACTTAGTAGGACCGGGTGCGGTGCTGCGCAAGATGATTGACGCAGGACGTATTTCTTCGTTCATACTATGGGGTCCTCCGGGTGTAGGGAAAACCACTCTGGCACAGATCATCGCGAATAAGCTGGAAACTCCGTTCTACACATTGAGCGCTGTGAGTAGCGGGGTGAAAGATGTGCGCGAAGTGATAGACCGCGCGAAGAGCAACCGTTTCTTCTCGCAAGGCAGTCCCATCCTGTTCATCGATGAAATACACCGTTTCAGCAAGTCACAGCAAGACTCACTGCTCGGAGCTGTGGAACAAGGCACAGTGACGCTGATAGGCGCTACCACGGAGAATCCGTCTTTTGAGGTAATCCGTCCGCTGCTGTCACGCTGCCAACTCTATGTGCTGAAATCTTTGGAAAAAGATGATTTACTGGAACTGTTGCAACGTGCCATTACCACCGACCATATACTGAAAGAGCGTACCATCGAGCTGAAAGAAACCACCGCCATGCTTCGCTACAGTGGTGGAGACGCCCGTAAATTGCTCAACATCCTGGATCTCGTTATTTCTTCCGAAGCCGGAGATCCCGTCGTCATCACCGATGAGATGGTGACAGAACGCCTGCAACAGAATCCGCTTGCCTACGACAAAGACGGAGAGATGCATTATGATATCATCTCCGCCTTCATCAAGTCCATCCGTGGCAGTGATCCCGACGGTGCTATCTATTGGCTGGCCCGCATGGTAGAAGCCGGAGAAGATCCCGCATTCATCGCCCGCCGCCTTGTCATTTCCGCTTCGGAAGACGTGGGACTGGCAAACCCGAACGCCTTGCTGATTGCCAATGCGTGTTTCGACGCCGTAATGAAAGTGGGTTGGCCCGAAGGACGTATCCCTCTGGCGGAAGCCACCGTTTACCTTGCCACAAGCCCGAAGAGCAACTCCGCCTACATGGCCATCAACAATGCCCTGGAACTTGTACGCCAGACCGGCAATCTGCCCGTCCCCCTGCACCTGCGCAATGCACCTACCAAACTGATGAAACAGTTGGGTTATGGAGATAATTATAAGTATGCGCACGATTATCCCGGTCACTTCGTCAAGCAACAATTTCTGCCCGACGAGCTGAAAGACCGCCGTCTGTGGGAAGCACAGGACAATGCTGCCGAGCAGAAACATGCGGAACGGATGAGAGCGTTGTGGGGCGAGGATAAGTTCAGAAAATCGTAA
- a CDS encoding D-2-hydroxyacid dehydrogenase, with protein sequence MRIVVLDGYTTNPGDLCWDKLKELGECTIYDRTAPGEVLERAAGAEAILTNKVVINSETMAALPDLKYIGVMATGYNVVDINAARERGIITTNIPAYSTPSVGQMVFAHILNITQQVRHYSEEVSKGNWSKNPDFCFYDTPLIELLGKKIGIVGLGQTGYNTARIAIGFGMKVWAYTSKSRLQLPPEIRKAELDQLFHECDIVSLHCPLNDSTRELVNANRLSLMKPTSILINTGRGPLINEQDLANALNTGIIYAAGLDVLSEEPPRADNPLLTARNCFITPHIAWANFEARQRLIHILISNLKAYIDGKPVNVIK encoded by the coding sequence ATGAGAATTGTAGTATTAGACGGTTACACCACGAATCCCGGTGATCTGTGCTGGGATAAGTTGAAAGAGTTAGGCGAGTGCACGATCTATGATCGCACCGCTCCCGGCGAAGTTCTTGAACGTGCTGCCGGTGCAGAAGCCATCCTTACCAATAAGGTAGTGATCAACAGCGAGACAATGGCCGCCCTGCCCGATCTGAAATACATCGGCGTGATGGCTACAGGCTACAACGTGGTAGACATCAACGCCGCCCGCGAACGCGGCATCATCACCACCAATATCCCTGCATACAGCACCCCCTCTGTCGGACAAATGGTATTTGCCCATATCCTGAACATCACCCAGCAAGTACGCCATTATTCCGAAGAAGTCAGCAAGGGAAACTGGAGCAAGAATCCCGACTTCTGCTTCTACGACACTCCACTCATCGAGCTGCTCGGAAAAAAAATCGGTATCGTAGGACTGGGACAGACCGGCTACAACACCGCCCGTATAGCCATCGGCTTCGGTATGAAGGTATGGGCCTACACTTCCAAATCACGCCTCCAACTTCCTCCCGAAATCCGTAAAGCGGAACTCGACCAATTGTTCCACGAATGTGACATCGTCAGCCTGCACTGCCCGCTGAACGACAGTACCCGTGAACTGGTCAACGCCAACCGCCTCTCCTTGATGAAACCCACCTCCATCCTCATCAATACCGGACGCGGCCCGCTCATCAACGAACAAGATCTTGCCAATGCCCTGAATACCGGCATAATCTACGCCGCCGGACTGGATGTTCTTTCTGAAGAACCACCCCGTGCCGACAATCCGTTACTCACCGCCCGGAATTGCTTCATCACCCCTCACATCGCATGGGCCAACTTTGAAGCCCGCCAAAGGCTGATACATATTCTTATCAGTAACTTAAAAGCATATATTGACGGAAAACCGGTAAATGTAATAAAATAA
- a CDS encoding endonuclease/exonuclease/phosphatase family protein, with amino-acid sequence MGKSEIKSLFRSIPVLLSIVLALVTMIAAFSGNFDPANSRYMPVLGLALPALLLCNLLVAICWAFARRRWAFIPLAALVSNYGYILAIFQFSFTKKIPEGHYSSNYADGYLKIATYNVGNFGGEITGYSCKEIARYMKEQEVDVLCFQECGDNKYFPMDSIRNVFSHWRYALIPTEDSIRGVLPIAVFSRYPLVNPQFISYQQSANCSMQCDIILGRDTVRLLNNHLQTTSVSQNRRKWERGLANSNDTRREAEVVQGAITSLHDNFVKRAEQTDSIRQLVVASPYPVLACGDFNSLPSSYTYAELSDVLKDGFRTSGRGYMYTYRYFKRLLRIDYIFHSPGIQGYRYYSPDLDLCSDHNPVLMEMKIKK; translated from the coding sequence ATGGGAAAATCAGAAATCAAAAGTTTATTCCGCAGCATTCCAGTCCTCCTGAGCATCGTATTGGCCCTTGTCACGATGATTGCTGCATTCTCCGGGAACTTCGACCCCGCCAATTCAAGGTACATGCCCGTACTGGGATTAGCACTGCCCGCACTATTACTGTGCAACCTGTTAGTCGCCATCTGCTGGGCATTCGCCCGCAGGCGTTGGGCATTCATTCCCCTTGCAGCATTAGTTTCCAACTACGGATATATCCTTGCCATCTTCCAGTTCAGCTTCACCAAGAAGATTCCCGAAGGCCACTACAGCAGCAATTATGCCGACGGATACCTGAAAATAGCCACCTACAACGTTGGCAATTTCGGAGGGGAGATTACAGGCTACTCCTGCAAGGAAATCGCCCGCTACATGAAAGAACAGGAAGTCGATGTCCTCTGCTTCCAGGAATGTGGCGACAACAAATACTTCCCGATGGACAGCATCCGTAACGTATTTTCCCACTGGCGCTACGCCTTGATCCCTACCGAGGATTCTATCCGCGGAGTGCTTCCTATCGCCGTGTTCAGCCGTTACCCGCTCGTCAATCCCCAGTTCATTTCCTACCAGCAAAGCGCCAACTGTAGCATGCAGTGCGACATTATCCTGGGACGCGACACCGTCCGTCTGCTCAACAACCACTTGCAGACCACCAGCGTCAGCCAGAACCGCCGGAAATGGGAACGCGGACTTGCCAACAGTAACGACACCCGTCGTGAGGCAGAAGTCGTGCAAGGCGCCATCACTTCCCTGCACGACAACTTCGTGAAACGCGCCGAACAAACGGACAGCATCCGCCAACTGGTAGTTGCCAGCCCCTACCCCGTACTGGCCTGCGGTGACTTCAACTCCCTGCCATCCTCCTACACCTATGCCGAACTGTCCGATGTCCTCAAAGACGGCTTCCGCACCAGCGGTCGCGGCTACATGTACACCTACCGCTACTTCAAACGCCTGTTGCGCATCGACTACATATTCCATTCGCCCGGCATCCAGGGATACCGTTACTACTCGCCCGATCTGGACCTGTGCAGCGACCATAATCCGGTGCTGATGGAAATGAAAATTAAGAAATGA
- a CDS encoding DUF3791 domain-containing protein, translating into MDKQKTNIQIPDVNELNFTIALISEFSKRFNLGQKQAFNYINRFKGMQFLRKHYQSLHTQSFDDAIDDILTVCQHNGGKLK; encoded by the coding sequence ATGGATAAACAGAAAACAAATATACAGATACCCGATGTAAATGAGTTAAACTTTACAATAGCCCTCATTTCCGAATTTTCCAAGCGATTCAATTTGGGACAGAAACAAGCGTTCAATTATATTAACCGTTTCAAAGGTATGCAGTTTCTTCGTAAACACTATCAAAGTCTGCACACTCAATCATTTGATGATGCTATAGATGATATTCTCACCGTATGCCAACATAACGGAGGAAAGCTAAAATGA
- a CDS encoding DUF3990 domain-containing protein: protein MKLFHGSNIEIHVPDLSRSKPYKDFGQGFYLSDNYLQAEEMAMHKVDQLRTGSKCISVFEFDEQHLISGELDIRIFDDYSEEWAYFILANRDKYNTKPIHHHDIVIGPIADDGVTFQLRRFSTGIIPMEKLIEELKFHKGKTIQYFFGTEKALNYLKKL from the coding sequence ATGAAATTATTTCATGGTTCAAATATTGAAATACATGTCCCCGATCTATCACGTTCAAAACCGTATAAGGATTTCGGACAAGGTTTTTATTTATCGGACAACTATCTACAGGCAGAAGAAATGGCTATGCATAAGGTAGATCAGCTTCGGACAGGCAGTAAATGTATCTCTGTTTTCGAATTTGATGAGCAGCATCTGATATCCGGAGAATTGGATATAAGAATCTTTGATGATTACAGTGAAGAATGGGCATATTTCATTCTTGCTAACCGAGATAAATATAACACTAAGCCGATACATCATCATGACATTGTCATAGGTCCTATTGCGGATGATGGAGTAACCTTTCAATTAAGACGTTTCTCCACAGGAATCATTCCAATGGAAAAACTGATAGAAGAATTAAAATTCCACAAAGGAAAAACAATTCAATATTTCTTCGGGACAGAAAAAGCCCTCAATTATTTGAAGAAGTTATGA